In Antedon mediterranea chromosome 10, ecAntMedi1.1, whole genome shotgun sequence, one genomic interval encodes:
- the LOC140060133 gene encoding zinc transporter ZIP9-like, translating to MDETTGLTLLAFVMFVGCYVAGSIPLACTLSESKMRFITIVGAGLLVGTSLAVIIPEGIHTMYADLEKDTEKHHVEEAENAKEHEAAIPDHTHSRHEHLHSTVGISLVLGFVFMLIIDQCAGGHGASPGDGDKIRRDNMTATLGLVVHAAADGIAMGAAASTSRVDVETIVFIAIMLHKAPAAFGLVSFLMHEKVDRSRIRKHLFVFAIAAPFTTIVTYFGLSQTSKEALSSINATGIAMLFSAGTFLYVATVHVLPEIANLGHSHSHGLTVPDAESFTENRSSGFSKLEVIAVVVGCISPLFLSLGHHH from the exons ATGGATGAAACAACAGGACTAACTCTTTTAGCATTCGTGATGTTTGTAGGCTGCTATGTGGCCGGATCTATTCCTTTGGCGTGTACACTCTCAGAG AGTAAAATGCGCTTTATTACAATTGTTGGTGCTGGACTTCTTGTAGGAACATCACTTGCTGTAATTATTCCAGAAGGTATACATACTATGTATGCAGATCTTGAAA AAGATACTGAAAAACATCATGTTGAAGAGGCAGAGAATGCAAAAGAACATGAGGCAGCAATTCCTGACCATACCCACTCAAGGCATGAACATTTGCACAGTACAGTGGGTATCTCACTTGTTCTTGGATTTGTTTTCATGTTAATTATAGATCAGTGCGCCGGTGGACATGGTGCTTCACCAG GAGATGGAGATAAAATTAGAAGAGACAATATGACGGCAACATTGGGATTAGTAGTCCATGCAGCAGCAGATGGTATAGCAATGGGAGCTGCTGCATCTACATCAAGAGTAGATGTGGAAACCATAGTATTTATTGCTATTATGCTTCATAAg gcGCCTGCAGCTTTTGGTTTAGTTTCATTTTTAATGCATGAAAAGGTTGATCGAAGCAGAATAcgaaaacatttatttgtttttgctaTTGCAGCTCCATTTACAACAATTGTGACATACTTTGGATTAAGTCAA ACAAGTAAAGAGGCATTATCATCAATAAATGCAACAGGGATAGCTATGTTGTTTTCTGCTGGAACATTCCTGTATGTTGCTACTGTACATGTTTTACCAGAGATAGCTAATCTTGGTCACTCACATTCCCATGGTTTAACTGTCCCAGATGCTGAAAGCTTTACAGAGAATAGAAGCTCAGGATTTTCAAAACTAGAGGTTATTGCTGTAGTTGTTGGATGTATATCACCACTATTTTTATCACTAGGACATCACCATTGA